GAACAACTCGAGATGTAAAAAAGAGAGAGATAGAAATTGGAGATGAAAGAGCAATTTTAATTGATACGGGTGGATTTGACACCTCATCGGAACTCTTTCAAAAAGTTACTGACGGAGCGATAAAAGTTGCTTTGGAATCAGACATCGTTTTATATATGGTGGATGGTCGTGATTTATCAGACGAAAAAGACAAAAAAACTTTTTACAAAATTGCGAAAAAAGTGAAAAACATCGCACTTGTTGTAAATAAATTAGATAATGATAAATTAGAAGAAAAACTTTGGGAATTTTCTGATTTTGGAATTGATGATACTTTTGCAATTTCAATTTCCCACAACCGTCGAATTAATAAATTAATTGAGTGGATTCACGAAAAAGTTGGAAATCAGAAAGTTATTGTTGATCGTTTTGACAGAATTGAGACAAAAGGAATTCAGTTAGAGAGTGAAATTTCTGTTTCAATTATTGGGCGAGTGAATGTTGGGAAAAGTTCGCTTTTAAATGCAATTACAAAATCTGACAGATCGATTGTGAGTCCAGTCGCAGGAACAACTATTGATCCTATCGATGAGGTCTTTCAAATTGACGGTCGTGAAATCAAGTTTGTCGATACCGCAGGAATTCGGCGACGGGGAAAAATTGCGGGAATTGAAAAATATGCACTCGGTCGAACTGAAAGTATGCTTGAGCGAAGTGATATTGCTCTTCTTGTTTTAGATGCTTCCGAGGGATTCCACGAATTAGACGAAAAAATTGCTGGACTTGTTGATAAGCACCAACTTGCAACAATTATTGTTTTGAACAAATGGGACGAGCGAATTTACGAATATGAAGAAGCTGTTAGAATTATTCGGGACAAATTTAAATTTTTATATTTTGCACCAATTCTCACAATTTCTGCACTCACACATCAGAGAGTTCATAAAATTTACGAACTACTTTTTCGTGTTTATGAAAATTACACAAAACGAATGCCAACATCTCAAGTAAATGGAATTGTTGAAGAAGCTGTCCGAAAACATTCGCTACCTGCTCCAAAAGGTCGTGTTCTC
Above is a window of Thiovulum sp. ES DNA encoding:
- a CDS encoding ribosome-associated GTPase EngA (PFAM: GTPase of unknown function~TIGRFAM: ribosome-associated GTPase EngA; small GTP-binding protein domain~IMG reference gene:2508610105_SP), which gives rise to MKQIAIIGKPNVGKSSLFNRIVRERDAITSEKAGTTRDVKKREIEIGDERAILIDTGGFDTSSELFQKVTDGAIKVALESDIVLYMVDGRDLSDEKDKKTFYKIAKKVKNIALVVNKLDNDKLEEKLWEFSDFGIDDTFAISISHNRRINKLIEWIHEKVGNQKVIVDRFDRIETKGIQLESEISVSIIGRVNVGKSSLLNAITKSDRSIVSPVAGTTIDPIDEVFQIDGREIKFVDTAGIRRRGKIAGIEKYALGRTESMLERSDIALLVLDASEGFHELDEKIAGLVDKHQLATIIVLNKWDERIYEYEEAVRIIRDKFKFLYFAPILTISALTHQRVHKIYELLFRVYENYTKRMPTSQVNGIVEEAVRKHSLPAPKGRVLKIYYSTQFGVSPPKISVIMNRPKLLHFSYKRYLINQFREKFDFEGTPLIIVSRDKKNGDREKKEESY